The nucleotide sequence ACGACGGCGACGCGCACCTGTTCACGGACGCGTCGCTGCCGTCGTCGGATCCGGTCGCCACCGCGCTCGTGCTGGAGCGGTCGCTGGAGCTGCTCGCGCGTCTCGGCTGATCCGCCCGGGCCCCGCGACCGGTCACGCGGCGATGTGCGCGGCGTCGTCGGACGGGGTCCGCTCCTCCGTCGCGCGCGAGTCCGTGAGCGACAGCGAGCCCACGGTCGCGATCACGCCGGCCCCGACGGCGACGACGATGTAGGCGGTCCGCTCACCTGCGAAGAAGGAGTGGACCAGGTCGGCGCTCCACGCGCCCGCCGGGAGCGCGGTCGTGACGAGCGCCGCGATGAGCGTCCCGACGACCGCGGTGCCGAGGCTCGTGCCGAGCTCCTGCGCGGTGTCGTTGAGGGCCGCGCCGATCGAGGTGCGGTTCGCGGGCATCGACTCGACCAGGGCGACCGCGCAGATGGTCATGATGGTCCGCAGCCCGACGGTGAACACGATCATCGACGCCATGATGGCGAGGTAGCCGTGCTCCACCGCCCAGGCCAGGCCGAGCAGCCCGGCCACCAGGAAGCCGGTGCCGACGAGGCAGGCCATGCGGTGGCCGAGGCGGCTGGCGAACCGCTCGGCGATCGGGCTCGCGGCGATCATCGTGACGATGATGGGCAGGTTCGCGAGGCCGGCCCGCATGGGGCTCCAGCCGTACGCGTACTGGAAGTGCAGGATCAGCCCGAACAGGATGCTCGCGAACGCGACCGACGCCCCGAGCTGCGTGAGCGCCGCGCCTCGGACGGGCCCCGCGCGGAAGATCGCGAGGTCGATCATGGGCGCGGCCGCGCGGCGCTCGCGGAGGACGAAGCCCGCGACCGCGGCGACGGCGCCGAGCGCGCAGGCGAGCGTCAAGGGCGCGAGCCAGCCGCGCTCGACGCCGCTCGTGAGCGTGTAGCAGCCGAGCCCGATCGCGGCGACGGTGAGCACGGTGCCGGGCAGGTCGAGCCGCTCGGAGGTGAGGTCCTCACGGCGGTCGGCCGGGACCCCGAGGCGGACCCCGATCCAGACGAGCAGCGCGATGGGGGCGTTGATCGCCAGCAGCCACTGCCAGCTGACGGCCCCGAGGATCGATCCGCCGAGGAGCGGGCCGAGGACGAAGCCGGACATGCCGACGACCATGACGATGGTGATCGAGCGCATGCGCAGCTTGTCGTCCTCGAAGAGGCGGAAGATCAGCGACATCGTGACGGGAGCCATGGCCGCGGCGGCAGCGCCGAGCTCCGCGCGCAGGGCGATGAGCTGGCCGATGTCGGTGACGAGGACGACGGCGACGCTGATGAGGCCGAAGGCCGCGAGGCCGATCAGCAGGACGCGGCGGCGGCCGAACCGGTCGGCGGCGGATCCCGCGGTCAGCAGCAGGCCGCCGAAGGTGAGCGAGTAGGCGCCCGTCACCCACTGGAGCCCCGTCGTGCCGCTGTCGAGCGCCCGGCCGATCGTGGGCAGCGCGATCGACAGCAGCGTGTTGTCGACCATCTCGACGAAGAAGGCCAGGCAGAGCGCGGCCAGCGGGATCGCCGCGGCCCGGAGGGAGGCGTAGCCGCGGGGTGGGGCGGTGGTGGTCGTGGGGGTGCTCATCGGGGTCCTCTTCTCATCGAACGTCGTACGAGTATCGGACGACGTTCGATAGTATGGAACGACGTTCGGTAGGATGCAAGGCATGGCCGCGAATGGATCCCCGAAGACGGAGGGCGCCCGCACGCCGCCCGCCCGCGCACGAGGCAGGCAACGCGCGTCGCACTCGCTCGACACGGTGCTGGCGGAGGCGATCGCGATCCTCGACGAGTCGGGGGAGAGGGCGTTGACCTTCCGGGCCCTCGCGGCACGGCTCGGCGGCGGCGTGGCGAGCATCTACTGGTACGTCGCGAGCCGCGACGAGCTGCTCGAGAAGGTGACCGAGGAGGTGATGGGCCGGGTCCTGACGGAGACGGAGCCGCTGACCCACGGATCCGACCCGGTCGACAACGTGCGCGCCGTCGCCCTCGCGCTCTTCGACGAGCTCGTGCGCCGGCCGTGGTTCGGGCAGTACATGCTCAGGAACAACGGGCTGCAGCCCAACTCGATGATGATGTACGAGCGCATCGGCCAGCAGCTGCTCGGGCTCGACCTCACGTCGCGGCAGCGGTTCCACGCGGTGTCGTCCATCGTCAGCTACGTCGTCGGGGTCGCGGCCGACCTCGCGGAGCCGCCGCCGCAGGAGTTCCTGGAGAGCGGGCTGGACCGGGAGGGCTTCCTGGGGACGCTCGCCGACCGCTGGCGGGAGCTCGACCCCGAGGAGTACCCGTTCGCCCACGACGCCGCGGGCGAGATGGCGACGCACGACGACCTCGACGTGTTCCGCTCCGGGCTCGACCTGCTTCTGGCCGGTGTCCGCCAGCAGGCCGGGCTGCCGCCGGCGGCGTGACCCGAGCGGGCTAGAGCGCGGGCACCGTCGCCAGCAGCCCCTCCGCCTCGCGCCGCGCCCCGTCGATCTCCGCCGTCCCCAGCCCGCACGCCCGCAGGCACGTGGCGGCGATGGCGTCGCGGTCGGCGTCCCCGGGCTCGCCGCGGCGGCGGAGCTGGATCACGAGCTCGGCCAGCTGGATCAGCACGGCCCCCAGCGCATCCGGCCCGATGAGCGACCGGACGTCGGCGCTCGCCGCGGCAGTGCCGATGCGCCCGTACGCGTCCTGCAGCTCCCGGCGCTGCTGGCGGAAGCCGTCGTAGCGCTCGCCCTGCACCTCGGGCAGCAGGTAGAGCGTGCCGATGTTGTGCGGGGTGTCGGCGAGCGTGCGGAAGTCGACCATCACGAGCGCGTGCAGCGCGGCGGCCGCGGAGGCGCGGTCGGGGACGAGGTCCTCGATGCCGCGCACCACGTCGAGGCTGGGGCGCACCGAGCGCGTGAGCAGCTCGACGAGCAGGTCGTCCTTGCCGGCGAAGTGGTAGTAGAGGGACGCCTGGCGGATCCCGACCCGCTCGGCGATCGCGCGCGTGGACGTGCCGCTCAGCCCGTGCTCGGCGAAGAGCGCGGCGGCGGCGTCGAGGATCTGCTCGCGCGGGCTCAGCGGGGACCCGGCGTCGGGCACCGCTCGAGGGCGGCCGACGCGGGCCGGCTTGTCGTCCTTGGCCATCCCGCCATCCTCGCAGGTGGGGATCACGCGGCGACCCGCGCGGACGGCCGGCGCGCGACGCGGTGCACGACGCGGATCACGACGCGGCGCCGATCACCGCGAGCACCTGCCCGGGCGCGACCTGCTCGCCGGGCCGGATGTGGACGTCGAGCACGCGCCCCGCGACCGGCGCGCCGACGACGGACTCCATCTTCATGGCCTCCACCGCGAGCACCGCGTCGCCGACGCCGAGGAGATCGCCCGGGCGCACGTCCACCCGCCAGACGGTGGAGGTGAACGGCGCCGTCACGGCCGTCGCGCCGGGCGGGATCGGCACGGTCGCGGCCTCGACGACGGGCGGCTCGTCGCGCACGTCGAACTCGCCCGACAGACGCCAGCGCGCCTTCTCCTCCTCGAACGCGCGCGTCTGCGTGTCGCGGAAGTCGCGGATCGACGCGTCGTTCGCGGCCAGGAACGCGTGGTGGTCGGCGATGGAGAACTCGCCGTCCTCCGTCTCGTAGCGCCCGCGGCCGGCGTCCGTCTCGGCGCGCAGCTCCAGCAGCTCCTCGGCGCCGACCGGGTACCACTCGATGCGGTCGAAGAACCGCAGCGCCCACGGGTCCTCCTGGAAGAGCCCGCCACGGCGGAAGCGGTTCCAGATCTGCACCGTGCGGCCCACGAACTGGTACCCGCCCGGCCCCTCCATCCCGTAGATGCAGAGGTACGCGCCGCCGATGCCGACCGAGTTCTCGGCTGTCCACGTGCGCGCCGGGTTGTACTTCGTGGTCACCAGGCGGTGGCGCGGATCCAGCGGCGTGGCCACGGGCGCGCCGAGGTACACGTCGCCGAGGCCGAGCACGAGGTAGCTCGCGTCGAAGACCGTGCGGAAGACGTCGTCGACCGAGTCGAGGCCGTTGATGCGGCGGATGAACTCGATGTTCCACGGCGTCCAGGGCGCGTCGTCGCGGACGCCCGCCATGTAGCGCTCGATGGCGAGGCGCGTCGCCGGGTCGTCCCAGGAGAGCGGCAGCCGCACCTTCCGCGACGGCACCACGAGCTGCCCGGTGGGCGGGATCTCGTCCTCCAGCTCCTGCAGCAGCCGCGTGACGGCCGTGGCCTTGAGCACGCGCGCGTCCGTGCGGACCTGGAGCGAGCGGATCCCGGGCGTCACCTCGAGCACGCCCGGCGGCATGTGCTCCTGCAGCCGGGTCATGAGCGCGTGCACGCGCATGCGCAGCGCGATGTCGAGGGTCATGTCGCCGTACTCGACGAGCACGTTGTCGTCGCCGTCGCGGCGGTAGGCGACGCCGGGACGCGCGTCGGTGGGCTCGAGCCGGCCGATCACGCCGTCGTCGCCGTCGCCGCCCGCGCGGATCACCTGGAGCGAGGCGCGGGAGTCCACGAGCGACGCGGCGGCCGCCTCCGTCACGGGCACGAACCGCACGGTGTCGCCGGGCCGCAGCTGGCCGAGCTTCCACAGCTCGCCGCTCGCGACCACTGCCGGGCACACGAAGCCACCGAGGGACGGGCCGTCGGGTCCGAGGATGATCGGGGTGTCGCCCGTGAAGTCGATCGCGCCCACCGCGTACGGGGTGTCGTGGATGTTCGACGGGTGCAGCCCCGCCTCGCCGCCGTCCTCGCGCGCCCAGCCGGGCCGCGGGCCGATGAGCCGGATGCCGGTGCGCGCCGAGTTGTGGTGCACGCCGTAGTCGGTGGCGTAGAGCACGTCGATGTCGGCGCGCGTGAAGAAGTCGGGCGCCGCGTGCGGGCCCTCGGTGACGCCGATCTCCCACGCCGAGGTGAGGGCGGGCCGGCGGTGCGCGGGCGTCGGGCCGCCGATGATCCCGAGGCGCGCGCCCGCGGGGAACGCGGGGTGGTCGGCGTCGGAGTCGGGGGATCCGGGCCGCAGCACGTCGCCCGCGAGCAGCGCCCGGCCCGCGTGCCCGCCGAAGCGGCCGAGCGTGAAGGTGGACGCGGATCCGAGGTACGCGGGCACGTCGATCCCGCCGCGCACGGCCAGGAACAGGCGGAGCCCCGGCCCGTCGGCGCGACCGATCGCGAGGGTCTGCCCGGCGGCGACCTCGAGCGGCTCCCACATCGCGGCGGGCTCGCCGTCGACCGTGACGGGGGCGGGCGCGCCCGTCACGGCGACCACGGACGCGGTCGAGAAGCGCAACACGGGTCCGTCGGCCGTGATCTCGAGGCCGGGCGCGCCCTCCGGGTTGCCCACCGCGAGGTTCGCCTCCGCGAGCGACACCGGGTCGAACGGGCCGCTCGGCGGCACGCCCACCTGCCAGTACCCGAGCCGGCCGGGCAGGTCTTGCACGGTGGTCATGGTGCCGGGGGAGAGGACGTCGATCCGCGGCGCCGGGTCGTCCGTCTCGTCGAGCGTCGACGTGGAGTGCGTGGCCGTGCGCAGCTCGATGTCGTCGGTGAGCGCCCGCAGCAGGCCGATGTTCGTGACGATGCCGTCGATCCGCGAGCCGTCGAGCGCCTCGCCGAGGAGGTCGAGCGCGTCGTCGCGGGTCTCGCCCGTGGCGATGACCTTGGCGAGCAGCGGGTCGTAGGAGGCGGAGACCTCGAGGCCGGTCTCGATCCAGCCGTCGACGCGGATCCCGGGCCCGGCCGGCAGCACGGCCTGCGTCACGAGGCCGCTCGACGGCAGGGATCCCTTCGCCGGGTCCTCCGCGTAGACGCGGGCCTCGACGGCGTGGCCCTCCGGGATCCACTCGCGCGTGAAGAGGTCGTCGGGCAGCCCCGCAGCGCCGTCGCGCGCGAGCCGCAGCATGAGCTCCACGAGGTCGACGCCGTGCACCTCCTCGGTGACGGGGTGCTCGACCTGCAGGCGCGTGTTCACCTCGAGGAACGCGGCCTCCTCGCGCACCGGGTCGTAGACGAACTCGACCGTGCCGGCGCTGCGGTACGAGACCGACTCCGCGAGCGCGCGGGCCGAGTCGTGCAGCTGCGCGCGCACCCGGGCGGGCAGCGCGGGCGCCGGCGCCTCCTCGATGACCTTCTGGTTGCGGCGCTGGAGCGAGCAGTCGCGGTCGCCGATCACGGCCACGCGGCCCTGGCCGTCGCCCACGAGCTGCACCTCGACGTGCCGGGCCGGGCGCACGAGGCGCTCGAGGAAGATGCCGGTGGATCCGAACGCAGACTCCGCGAGCCGCGTCACCCTCCCGAACGCCTCCCGCACCTCGGCGGGCGTCGCGCACGCCTGCATGCCGATCCCGCCCCCGCCGCCCGTGGCCTTGAGCATCACGGGCAGGCCGATGCGCTCGGCCTCGGCGACGGCCTCGTCGGCGTCGGCGAGGAGGCCCGTCCCGGCGAGCAGGGGCACGCCGGCCGCCTCGGCCAGCTCGCGCGCGGTGTGCTTCGCGCCGAAGGCGAGGATCTGGTCGGCGGTCGGCCCGACGAACCGGATCCCCGCCTCCTCGCACGCCGACGCGAATTCGAGGTTCTCGCTGAGGAAGCCGTAGCCGGGGTGGATGAGGCCGGCGCCCGTCGAGCGGGCCGCCTCGATGATCGCGTCGATGCGCAGGTACGACTCGCGCGGCGCCGCCGGGCCGAGCCGCACGGCCTCGTCGGCCTCGCGGACGTGCGGCGCCGCGCGGTCGGCGTCGGAGAAGACCGCGACCGTGCGCATCCCCATGGCCTTGGCGGTGCGGATCACGCGGCACGCGATCTCGCCGCGGTTCGCGACGAGGACGGTGTCGAGGTCGAGCGCGCGGCGCTCGCCGGCTGCGCCGCTCACGAGCGCGCTCACGGCTGCACCACGATCATCCGCAGCGGCGTGCAGCTGAAGTCGTTGCACGGGTTGTTCATCTGCGGGCAGTTGGAGACGATCACCAGCACGTCGCGTTCGGCGCGCAGGGCGACCCGCTTCCCGGGCGCGCTGAGCCCGTCGACGATCCCGAGGGATCCGTCCTCCTCCACCGGCACGTTCATGAACCAGTTGATGTTCGACACGATGTCGCGCGCGCCCAGCCCGTGCCGCGACGCCTCGGTCAGGAAGTTCTCGCGGCAGCCGTGCTGGTACGCGGTGTGGTGGCCGTAGCGGAGCGTGTTCGACTCCTTCGAGCACGCGCCGCCGAGGGTGTCCTGCCGGTCGATCTCGTTGCCCACCACGGTCATCAGCGCCCGGCCCTCGCTCGACATGAGCACGGATCCGGTGCCGAGGTACGCGTTGCCCTGCGCCACGATCGTGTCGGGAACGCTGTACCGCTCCTCCGGGTCGTCGGCGTCGTAGACCAGGCAGTCGGCGGACTGGTTGCCGCCCACGTCGACGATCGTGAGCACCTCGCCGGCGCGCACCACGGCGGACCAGGGCGCGAGCGGCGCCACGCGGTCGTCGCGCACGACGGCGCCCTCGACGAGCGACGCGCCCCAGTCGAGCACGGCGTCGGGCGCGTGGACGGCGCCGGTCGGGACGGGGGATGCCACGGTGGGGGTCATCGGGTTCCTCTCGCTTCGCAGTGGTCGATCGAGTTCAGGTAGGCGCGCGTGAGCTCGGGGGTCGCGTGGAAGCGCGCGTCGTCCGGGCCCGTGGGGGAGCCGCGCCAGGCGTGGATCCGCAGCGGGCCGACGACGTGGTCGGGCCGCTGGTCCAGCGGGTGCGGCACGTTCGCGAGCAGCACGATCAGCGGCATCTCGGCCACGAGCGTGACGTGCGTGCCCGGCCCGGCGGATCCGGTGGGCCGCAGCGCGCCGTCCTCCTCCACGCGCACGCCCTGGAAGAGGGAGACGCCGGGTGGCAGGTCGCGTCGCGTGAGGCCGTGCTTCGCGGCGGCCTTCACGAGCAGCGACCGGCCGCTGGGCGTGGGGCCCTCGGGCGCGGATCCGCCGTAGCGCCGGTCGTTGAGCGCGTCGGTGGAGGTGCCGCAGAGCGCGTCGTGGTGGCCCGAGGTGTCCTCGACGATGCTCGCGAGGATCCGGCCGTCCCCGCTCAGCAGCGGGGAGCCCTCGCCGAGGTACGCCTGCCACGGGATCTTGACGGTGTCGGCGACGTTCAGCCGCTCCCACGGTGCCTCCGCGTCGTAGAGCACGAGGTGCGCGCACGCGTCGCCCGTGGGGTCGTCGAGGCGGAGGCGGGATCCGCGCGCCAGCACCCGGTGCGCGTACCCGCCGGGCGCCACGGTCTCGGCCCAGGTGAGCTCGTCCGCGGCGACGCCCTCCGGCCGGTGCGGCGAGGAGGACGCGGGCACGTACGGCATCCAGTCGCTGCGGCGGTCGGCCTGCGCGCGGGCGTCCGCGCGGGAGGCGGTGACGCTGTCGGTCGTGCGCAGGTCCCTCATCGGATGGCCGCCCCCGCCGGCTCGACCACCGGGATCGTGGCCGTTGTCGGCACCTCCGTGAGCTGGATGGGCCCGTCGGAGCGGTGCCGCCACGCGTGGTAGCCCCAGCCCACGAGCAGGGTCGCGCCGATGAAGAGGAGCGCGCTGTACTGCAGCCACCACGACTCGCCCGTGAGGTCGTAGATCTCGGGGCGCGGCCAGATCAGGTTCACCGCCATCGCCGCCTGGAAGAGCACCGCGACGGCGTTGATCGGGATCCCCCAGCGGCCGAGCGTGAACAGCGGCTTGCCGTCCTCGTCGACGCCGCCGGCCGGGAAGCGCCCGCGGATCCGGGCGACGAGCAGCGGGCCGGTGACGCCGAGGTAGGCGAGGTACAGCATCGCGATGCAGAGGCTCGACAGCGCCGTGAAGATCGCCGACTGCCCGGCGTTGACCGCGAGGGCGAGCACCGCGCCGACGCCGACCACGACGGAGGTGAGCACGGGCGTGCCCGTGCGAGGCGACACCTTGGCGAGCTGGCGGTGGAACGGCAGCGCCTTCTCGCGGGCCATCGAGTAGATCATGCGGGTGCCCGAGGTCTGCACGGCGAGCGTGCACGCGAACACCGCCACCGCGACCGCGCAGAGCAGCAGGCGGCCGCCCACCTCGCCGGCGACCGAGGTGATCACCCAGGCGAGGCCCTGCGTGGCGAGGTTCCCGTCGGTGAGGCTGGGCGCCGCGACGAGCGCGCCCACGATGAGGAGCGCCCCGCCCAGCCCGGAGACCGTGAGCGCCCGGATGATCGTGCGCGGCGTCGTCTTCCGCGGGCTGTGGGTCTCCTCGGCGAGCTCGCCCGCGGAGTCGAAGCCGACCATCACGTAGGCGGCCATGAGGGAGGAGGCGAGGAACGCCCACACGTACGGCTCCTGGCTCGCGGATCCCGCGGTCGTGAAGACCACCTCGGGTCCGCGCTTGGGCAGCAGGAACAGCACGGCGACGAGCGCGACGACGCCGACCATCTCGATGGCGACGCCCGCCGTCGTCACGCGCGCCATGAGCCGCACGCTCAGGATGTTCACGACCGTCGTGATCGCCAGCATGATGATCCCGAGCAGCACCGCGTTCGCGGAGCCCGTGGGGGAGGCGACGGACGGATCCGCGTCCGGCCCGCCCACGATCTGGAACCCGGCCCAGATGGACGGCAGGACGGCCTGCACCGCGATGGCCGCGACGGCGACCGTGAGGATCTGGCCGACGATCATGGTCCAGCCGGTGAACCAGCCGAACGTGGTGCCAGCGAGCCGGCTCGACCACTGGAAGATCGCTCCCGAGATCGGCCACGACGCCGCGAGCTGCGCGAAGTTCAGCGCCACGAGCAGCTGGCCCACGAACACGATCGGCCAGGCCCAGAAGAAGGCGGCGCCGCCCAGCCCGAAGCCGAGGCCGAAGAGCTGGAACACGGTCGTCAGGATCGAGACGAAGGAGAACCCGGCCGCGAAGGAGGAGAAGGGGCCGACGCCGCGGTGGAGCTCCTGGGCGTAGCCGGGCGGGATGACGGGAGCGGGGGCCGTGGTGGGTGCCGCGGCCGGCGAGGGGAGGTTCGGGGTGCTCAATGTTCTGGCCTCTCACGAGGGCGCGGTGGAGCAGGTGCGCCGGAGATCCGGTTGCCCGGTCGGAGTATCTATCGAGCGATAGGTATTTCCGTCCAGTGTGGTTCTGCCCGGTATCGCCGCCGTTTCCCTCGTGTTACCGGCGTGTATCTTCTCCGGCGCGACGGATCCGGTCGCGGTCGCCGGCCGCCGGCACGCGCGGAGGGGCCGGCAGCTGATGGCTGCCGGCCCCTCGATCTCAGTCCTCGCGCGTGGGTGTCACGCGGCTGCCGCCCGCGCCGGCGCCGGCGCGAGCAGTCCGAGGAACGCGAGGTCGTCCGCCACCTTGGCGATGAGCGCGCGGTCGAGCGACGGGATGTCCGGCGACCCGAGCGGGCGCACCGCCCTTACGGCCTCGGCGAACGCGTCCGCCGGGATCGCCGAGCCGGCGTGCGGCTCCTCGGGCGCGGCGAACGCGTGCATCAGCGGCAGGACGGACCGGGCGCGATCGGCGTCCGGGAGCGATCCCAGCGCCGCGCGGAACCGGTCGACCCACTCCGCGTGGTCCTCCACGCGCTCGATGTCGTGGCCGTCCTCGCGGAGCCAGTCCACGAAGGTGTCGAGCGAGACGCCGTCGTCGTGCGGGTTCACGACGTTGAAGGTGCGGTGCCCCTCGGTGAGCGCCGCGCCGATCCCGTCGATCGCCGCCGCCGTGAAGTCGGCAGGCAGACCGTCGTAGTGGGACCGCTGCGGCTCGCCGTCGGGGCCGCGTCGCACGAACGAGGCCGGCGCGAGGCCGGTGGTGAGGACGCTCCAGATCAGCCGGGTGAAGACGTCGGGGAGGTTCACCTGGCCGCGCCAGCGGGGGTGCGCCAGGATCATGTCGGACCGGAACACGGCCACGGGGACGCCGTGGTGCTCGTGGGCCTCGCGGAGCAGCACCTCGCTCGCCCACTTGCTCGCGCCGTACCCGTTGGCGTACTCGTCGCCGACGGCCCACTCGGGGATCATGGCGCGGATGTCGGCGTGCTC is from Clavibacter sp. A6099 and encodes:
- a CDS encoding TetR/AcrR family transcriptional regulator — protein: MAANGSPKTEGARTPPARARGRQRASHSLDTVLAEAIAILDESGERALTFRALAARLGGGVASIYWYVASRDELLEKVTEEVMGRVLTETEPLTHGSDPVDNVRAVALALFDELVRRPWFGQYMLRNNGLQPNSMMMYERIGQQLLGLDLTSRQRFHAVSSIVSYVVGVAADLAEPPPQEFLESGLDREGFLGTLADRWRELDPEEYPFAHDAAGEMATHDDLDVFRSGLDLLLAGVRQQAGLPPAA
- a CDS encoding MFS transporter, producing the protein MSTPTTTTAPPRGYASLRAAAIPLAALCLAFFVEMVDNTLLSIALPTIGRALDSGTTGLQWVTGAYSLTFGGLLLTAGSAADRFGRRRVLLIGLAAFGLISVAVVLVTDIGQLIALRAELGAAAAAMAPVTMSLIFRLFEDDKLRMRSITIVMVVGMSGFVLGPLLGGSILGAVSWQWLLAINAPIALLVWIGVRLGVPADRREDLTSERLDLPGTVLTVAAIGLGCYTLTSGVERGWLAPLTLACALGAVAAVAGFVLRERRAAAPMIDLAIFRAGPVRGAALTQLGASVAFASILFGLILHFQYAYGWSPMRAGLANLPIIVTMIAASPIAERFASRLGHRMACLVGTGFLVAGLLGLAWAVEHGYLAIMASMIVFTVGLRTIMTICAVALVESMPANRTSIGAALNDTAQELGTSLGTAVVGTLIAALVTTALPAGAWSADLVHSFFAGERTAYIVVAVGAGVIATVGSLSLTDSRATEERTPSDDAAHIAA
- a CDS encoding TetR/AcrR family transcriptional regulator, whose protein sequence is MAKDDKPARVGRPRAVPDAGSPLSPREQILDAAAALFAEHGLSGTSTRAIAERVGIRQASLYYHFAGKDDLLVELLTRSVRPSLDVVRGIEDLVPDRASAAAALHALVMVDFRTLADTPHNIGTLYLLPEVQGERYDGFRQQRRELQDAYGRIGTAAASADVRSLIGPDALGAVLIQLAELVIQLRRRGEPGDADRDAIAATCLRACGLGTAEIDGARREAEGLLATVPAL
- a CDS encoding urea amidolyase associated protein UAAP2 produces the protein MTPTVASPVPTGAVHAPDAVLDWGASLVEGAVVRDDRVAPLAPWSAVVRAGEVLTIVDVGGNQSADCLVYDADDPEERYSVPDTIVAQGNAYLGTGSVLMSSEGRALMTVVGNEIDRQDTLGGACSKESNTLRYGHHTAYQHGCRENFLTEASRHGLGARDIVSNINWFMNVPVEEDGSLGIVDGLSAPGKRVALRAERDVLVIVSNCPQMNNPCNDFSCTPLRMIVVQP
- the uca gene encoding urea carboxylase; translation: MSALVSGAAGERRALDLDTVLVANRGEIACRVIRTAKAMGMRTVAVFSDADRAAPHVREADEAVRLGPAAPRESYLRIDAIIEAARSTGAGLIHPGYGFLSENLEFASACEEAGIRFVGPTADQILAFGAKHTARELAEAAGVPLLAGTGLLADADEAVAEAERIGLPVMLKATGGGGGIGMQACATPAEVREAFGRVTRLAESAFGSTGIFLERLVRPARHVEVQLVGDGQGRVAVIGDRDCSLQRRNQKVIEEAPAPALPARVRAQLHDSARALAESVSYRSAGTVEFVYDPVREEAAFLEVNTRLQVEHPVTEEVHGVDLVELMLRLARDGAAGLPDDLFTREWIPEGHAVEARVYAEDPAKGSLPSSGLVTQAVLPAGPGIRVDGWIETGLEVSASYDPLLAKVIATGETRDDALDLLGEALDGSRIDGIVTNIGLLRALTDDIELRTATHSTSTLDETDDPAPRIDVLSPGTMTTVQDLPGRLGYWQVGVPPSGPFDPVSLAEANLAVGNPEGAPGLEITADGPVLRFSTASVVAVTGAPAPVTVDGEPAAMWEPLEVAAGQTLAIGRADGPGLRLFLAVRGGIDVPAYLGSASTFTLGRFGGHAGRALLAGDVLRPGSPDSDADHPAFPAGARLGIIGGPTPAHRRPALTSAWEIGVTEGPHAAPDFFTRADIDVLYATDYGVHHNSARTGIRLIGPRPGWAREDGGEAGLHPSNIHDTPYAVGAIDFTGDTPIILGPDGPSLGGFVCPAVVASGELWKLGQLRPGDTVRFVPVTEAAAASLVDSRASLQVIRAGGDGDDGVIGRLEPTDARPGVAYRRDGDDNVLVEYGDMTLDIALRMRVHALMTRLQEHMPPGVLEVTPGIRSLQVRTDARVLKATAVTRLLQELEDEIPPTGQLVVPSRKVRLPLSWDDPATRLAIERYMAGVRDDAPWTPWNIEFIRRINGLDSVDDVFRTVFDASYLVLGLGDVYLGAPVATPLDPRHRLVTTKYNPARTWTAENSVGIGGAYLCIYGMEGPGGYQFVGRTVQIWNRFRRGGLFQEDPWALRFFDRIEWYPVGAEELLELRAETDAGRGRYETEDGEFSIADHHAFLAANDASIRDFRDTQTRAFEEEKARWRLSGEFDVRDEPPVVEAATVPIPPGATAVTAPFTSTVWRVDVRPGDLLGVGDAVLAVEAMKMESVVGAPVAGRVLDVHIRPGEQVAPGQVLAVIGAAS
- a CDS encoding urea amidolyase associated protein UAAP1 yields the protein MRDLRTTDSVTASRADARAQADRRSDWMPYVPASSSPHRPEGVAADELTWAETVAPGGYAHRVLARGSRLRLDDPTGDACAHLVLYDAEAPWERLNVADTVKIPWQAYLGEGSPLLSGDGRILASIVEDTSGHHDALCGTSTDALNDRRYGGSAPEGPTPSGRSLLVKAAAKHGLTRRDLPPGVSLFQGVRVEEDGALRPTGSAGPGTHVTLVAEMPLIVLLANVPHPLDQRPDHVVGPLRIHAWRGSPTGPDDARFHATPELTRAYLNSIDHCEARGTR
- a CDS encoding APC family permease: MSTPNLPSPAAAPTTAPAPVIPPGYAQELHRGVGPFSSFAAGFSFVSILTTVFQLFGLGFGLGGAAFFWAWPIVFVGQLLVALNFAQLAASWPISGAIFQWSSRLAGTTFGWFTGWTMIVGQILTVAVAAIAVQAVLPSIWAGFQIVGGPDADPSVASPTGSANAVLLGIIMLAITTVVNILSVRLMARVTTAGVAIEMVGVVALVAVLFLLPKRGPEVVFTTAGSASQEPYVWAFLASSLMAAYVMVGFDSAGELAEETHSPRKTTPRTIIRALTVSGLGGALLIVGALVAAPSLTDGNLATQGLAWVITSVAGEVGGRLLLCAVAVAVFACTLAVQTSGTRMIYSMAREKALPFHRQLAKVSPRTGTPVLTSVVVGVGAVLALAVNAGQSAIFTALSSLCIAMLYLAYLGVTGPLLVARIRGRFPAGGVDEDGKPLFTLGRWGIPINAVAVLFQAAMAVNLIWPRPEIYDLTGESWWLQYSALLFIGATLLVGWGYHAWRHRSDGPIQLTEVPTTATIPVVEPAGAAIR